From one Luteolibacter sp. SL250 genomic stretch:
- a CDS encoding MIP/aquaporin family protein, whose translation MNPYLAEFIGTAILILLGNGVVANVVLNRSKGQNGGWIVITVGWGLAVAMAVYAVGRISGAHLNPAVTIGLASIGGFPWEKVPGFIAAQVAGGAVGATLVWLAYLAHWGETPDKGAKLACFSTAPAVRKIGPAIITEVIGTAMLVFGVLAIGSVKAGIVDPDLQSVAGVVANWWGPMLVGLLVVSIGVSLGGPTGYAINPARDLGPRIAHQLLPIAGKGGSDWAYAWVPIVAPIIGGVTGALLHRALFGA comes from the coding sequence ATGAATCCCTATCTCGCTGAATTCATCGGCACCGCCATCCTGATCCTGCTGGGCAACGGCGTGGTGGCCAACGTGGTGCTCAACCGCAGCAAGGGCCAGAACGGCGGCTGGATCGTCATCACCGTCGGCTGGGGCCTCGCGGTCGCCATGGCGGTGTATGCCGTGGGCCGTATCTCCGGCGCCCATCTGAACCCTGCCGTAACCATCGGACTCGCTTCCATCGGAGGCTTCCCCTGGGAGAAAGTGCCCGGTTTCATCGCCGCCCAGGTGGCTGGTGGTGCGGTCGGGGCGACCCTCGTCTGGCTGGCCTACCTCGCCCACTGGGGTGAAACCCCGGACAAGGGCGCGAAGCTTGCGTGCTTTTCCACGGCTCCGGCCGTGAGGAAGATCGGCCCGGCGATCATCACCGAGGTCATCGGCACCGCGATGCTGGTATTCGGCGTACTGGCCATCGGCAGCGTGAAGGCGGGCATCGTGGATCCCGATCTCCAGTCCGTGGCCGGGGTGGTCGCCAACTGGTGGGGACCGATGCTGGTCGGCCTGCTGGTCGTATCCATCGGCGTGTCACTCGGTGGCCCCACCGGCTATGCCATCAACCCCGCCCGTGACCTGGGACCGCGCATCGCCCACCAGCTCCTGCCGATCGCCGGCAAGGGCGGCTCCGACTGGGCCTACGCCTGGGTGCCCATCGTGGCCCCCATCATCGGCGGCGTGACCGGCGCCCTCCTCCACCGTGCGCTCTTCGGCGCGTGA
- a CDS encoding glycerol-3-phosphate dehydrogenase/oxidase encodes MKREIHLNDIRTATEPFDFCIVGGGATGLGAAVDAASRGHSVVLIEQADFAKGTSSRSTKLVHGGVRYLQQGNVSLVLEALRERGRMTRNAPHLVHDLSFVIPNYSWWEGPFYGIGMKVYDQLAGKLGLGPSKWLSKEETVERIPTVETENLTGGVMYHDGQFDDSRLAVNLAQTAAGLGAKIVNYTRCTGLLKKDGLVSGVEAMDLESCEPFQIHARCVINATGIFVDDLRSKDEGHAKPMVTVSQGIHIVLPKEFLPGNAAIMIPKTADGRVLFAVPWHDCVVVGTTDTPLPEKSMEPRALASEVEFVMEHAAKYLTKDPRPEDVLSIFAGLRPLVKSGDDTNTAAISRDHTILVSNSGLITVTGGKWTTYRKMAEDVIDQAEMVSGVDQRRCETETLQIRGWTHTPIPEPNLRPYGADAAAIRALGGSERIHPDLTITAAEVRWHVREEMARTVEDVLSRRSRCLLLNARASIEAAPTVAAIMAEELDRGQDWVTHQLETYTTLAKGYVFGDPASIGG; translated from the coding sequence ATGAAACGCGAAATCCATCTCAACGACATCCGCACCGCCACGGAACCCTTCGATTTCTGCATCGTGGGCGGCGGTGCCACCGGCCTGGGCGCGGCGGTTGACGCCGCCTCCCGCGGCCACTCCGTCGTCCTGATCGAGCAGGCGGACTTCGCGAAAGGCACGTCCTCCCGTTCGACGAAGCTGGTCCACGGCGGCGTGCGCTACCTCCAGCAGGGGAATGTTTCCCTGGTTCTGGAGGCGCTGCGCGAGCGCGGCCGGATGACGCGGAACGCGCCGCACCTGGTGCACGACCTTTCCTTTGTCATCCCCAACTACAGTTGGTGGGAGGGTCCGTTCTACGGCATCGGCATGAAGGTCTATGACCAGCTCGCCGGGAAGCTGGGCCTCGGCCCCAGCAAGTGGCTGTCCAAGGAGGAGACCGTCGAACGCATCCCCACCGTGGAAACGGAGAATCTCACCGGCGGCGTGATGTACCATGACGGCCAGTTCGATGACTCCAGGCTGGCGGTCAACCTCGCCCAGACCGCGGCGGGCCTCGGCGCGAAGATCGTCAACTACACGAGATGCACCGGCCTGTTGAAAAAGGACGGGCTGGTCAGCGGAGTGGAAGCCATGGACCTGGAAAGCTGCGAGCCTTTCCAGATCCACGCCCGGTGTGTCATCAATGCCACGGGTATCTTCGTGGATGACCTCCGGTCGAAGGATGAAGGCCATGCCAAACCCATGGTCACCGTCAGCCAGGGCATCCACATCGTCCTGCCGAAGGAATTCCTGCCCGGCAATGCGGCGATCATGATCCCGAAAACGGCGGATGGCCGCGTCCTGTTCGCCGTGCCGTGGCATGACTGCGTGGTGGTCGGCACCACGGACACCCCGCTGCCGGAAAAGTCCATGGAGCCCCGCGCGCTCGCCTCGGAGGTGGAGTTCGTGATGGAACACGCCGCGAAGTACCTGACGAAAGATCCCCGCCCGGAGGATGTGCTGAGCATTTTCGCCGGACTGCGGCCGCTCGTGAAATCCGGCGATGATACGAACACCGCCGCCATTTCCCGGGACCACACCATCCTCGTCAGCAACAGCGGCCTGATCACCGTCACCGGCGGAAAATGGACCACCTACCGGAAGATGGCGGAGGACGTCATCGACCAGGCGGAGATGGTCTCCGGAGTGGACCAGCGGCGCTGCGAGACGGAGACCCTCCAGATCCGCGGCTGGACCCACACGCCCATCCCGGAGCCGAACCTGCGGCCCTACGGCGCGGACGCCGCCGCCATCCGGGCGCTCGGCGGGTCGGAAAGGATCCATCCGGACCTGACGATCACCGCGGCCGAAGTCCGCTGGCATGTCCGGGAGGAAATGGCCCGCACGGTGGAGGATGTCCTTTCCCGCCGCTCCCGCTGCCTGCTGCTCAACGCCCGCGCCAGCATCGAAGCCGCTCCCACGGTCGCCGCCATCATGGCGGAGGAGCTGGACAGAGGCCAGGATTGGGTGACCCACCAGCTCGAAACCTACACCACCCTCGCCAAGGGCTACGTTTTCGGGGATCCGGCCAGCATCGGCGGCTGA
- the glpK gene encoding glycerol kinase GlpK, whose protein sequence is MSSEKFIMALDQGTTSSRTLIVNHAGKVISVAQMEFKQHYPKPGWVEHDPMEIWSSQSATEAEALSKADLRHRDIAAIGITNQRETTVVWNKNTGKPVYNAIVWQDRRTADYCAKLKEQGLEPKFTEKTGLRLDPYFSGTKLRWILENVEGARAEAEAGNLIFGTIDSWLVWKLTDGAVHVTDATNASRTLLFNIHTGDWDNEILEILDIPRKMLPEVKGSSEVYGNSTKNVPIAGMAGDQQSALFGQACFEPGMAKNTYGTGCFMLMNTGEKAIPSKNNLLTTVAWKIGGKTEYALEGSIFVGGAVVQWLRDELKIVSSAEECSKLAASVPDAGGMYLVPAFAGLGAPHWDPYARGLCIGMTRGTNRAHYCRAALEGIAFQSADLIDCMTKDSGIEIKELRVDGGASRSEPLMQFQSDLLGVNVVRPDNVETTAMGAAYLAGLAVGYWESKEDIVSRWKEDARFKPSREQEEIKKLVAGWNRAVDRAKAWEQPDNES, encoded by the coding sequence ATGAGCTCCGAAAAATTCATCATGGCCCTGGACCAGGGCACCACCAGTTCCCGCACGCTGATCGTCAACCACGCGGGCAAGGTCATCTCCGTCGCCCAGATGGAGTTCAAGCAACACTACCCGAAGCCCGGCTGGGTGGAGCATGACCCGATGGAAATCTGGTCCAGCCAATCCGCCACGGAGGCGGAGGCGCTGAGCAAGGCGGACCTCCGGCACCGCGACATCGCCGCCATCGGCATCACCAACCAGCGGGAGACCACCGTGGTCTGGAACAAGAACACCGGCAAGCCGGTCTACAACGCCATCGTCTGGCAGGACCGGCGGACCGCCGACTACTGTGCGAAGCTGAAAGAGCAGGGACTGGAGCCGAAATTCACCGAAAAGACCGGCCTCCGCCTGGACCCCTATTTCTCCGGCACCAAGTTGCGCTGGATCCTGGAGAACGTGGAAGGGGCACGGGCGGAGGCGGAAGCGGGCAACCTGATCTTCGGCACCATCGACAGTTGGTTGGTCTGGAAGCTCACGGACGGAGCCGTCCATGTGACGGACGCCACCAACGCCTCCCGCACGCTGCTTTTCAACATCCACACCGGCGACTGGGACAATGAAATCCTGGAGATCCTGGACATCCCGCGCAAGATGCTGCCGGAGGTGAAGGGCTCCAGCGAGGTGTATGGCAACAGTACTAAGAACGTGCCCATCGCGGGTATGGCGGGTGACCAGCAGTCCGCCCTCTTCGGCCAGGCATGTTTCGAGCCGGGCATGGCGAAGAACACCTACGGCACCGGTTGCTTCATGCTGATGAACACCGGCGAAAAGGCCATCCCGTCGAAGAACAACCTGCTCACCACGGTGGCCTGGAAGATCGGCGGCAAGACGGAGTACGCGCTGGAAGGCTCGATCTTCGTCGGTGGTGCGGTGGTCCAGTGGCTGCGCGACGAACTGAAGATCGTCTCCAGCGCGGAGGAGTGCAGCAAGCTGGCCGCCAGCGTGCCTGACGCGGGCGGCATGTATCTGGTGCCCGCCTTCGCCGGACTCGGCGCGCCGCACTGGGATCCCTACGCCCGCGGCCTCTGCATCGGCATGACCCGCGGCACCAACCGGGCGCACTACTGCCGGGCCGCGCTGGAGGGCATCGCTTTCCAGAGCGCGGACCTCATCGACTGCATGACGAAGGACAGCGGCATCGAGATCAAGGAGCTGCGTGTCGATGGCGGGGCCTCCCGCAGCGAGCCGCTGATGCAGTTCCAGTCCGACCTGCTGGGCGTGAACGTGGTCCGCCCGGACAACGTGGAAACGACCGCCATGGGCGCGGCCTATCTGGCCGGACTGGCCGTGGGCTACTGGGAAAGCAAGGAAGACATCGTCTCCCGCTGGAAGGAAGACGCCCGCTTCAAGCCGTCCCGCGAGCAGGAGGAAATCAAGAAACTGGTCGCCGGATGGAACCGTGCGGTCGATCGGGCGAAAGCCTGGGAACAACCCGACAACGAATCATGA